The following proteins are co-located in the Chloroflexota bacterium genome:
- a CDS encoding ferrochelatase: protein MTRDAVLLTAYGGPVRLDQVEAYYTDIRHGAPPPPELLRELLRRYEAIGGGSPLSAIVERQRACLADALAARGWPVAVYAGMKHIAPFIGDVVDRMATDGIERAVGIALAPHASAVTSGTYRRAVEDRLAGLPRTLTFRFIESWHAEPRFISALAAATTDALLRFPDPRRPHVVFTAHSLPERVVDAGDPYPGEVARTAALVAETLDLETFEVAYQSAGRTADAWLGPDLLGRIRRLGEAGCREVVVCPVGFVAEHLEVLYDIDIEAQAVAADSGVRLERVRALNDDPVFIAGLADLAEGAFSSEAA from the coding sequence ATGACCCGTGACGCGGTCCTCCTCACGGCCTACGGCGGCCCAGTACGCCTCGACCAGGTCGAGGCGTACTACACGGACATCCGCCACGGTGCCCCTCCGCCACCGGAGTTGCTCCGTGAACTTCTCCGCCGCTACGAAGCGATCGGAGGAGGATCGCCTCTGTCGGCGATCGTCGAGCGCCAGCGGGCCTGTCTCGCCGACGCCCTGGCCGCGCGAGGATGGCCCGTCGCCGTCTACGCCGGCATGAAGCACATCGCGCCATTCATCGGCGACGTCGTGGACCGCATGGCGACGGACGGCATCGAACGGGCCGTCGGGATCGCCCTCGCCCCGCACGCGTCGGCGGTGACGAGCGGGACCTACCGGCGAGCCGTCGAGGATCGGCTGGCCGGCCTGCCGAGAACCCTGACGTTCCGGTTCATCGAATCGTGGCACGCGGAGCCACGATTCATCAGTGCGCTCGCAGCGGCGACGACGGACGCACTCCTGCGGTTTCCCGATCCGCGGCGCCCGCATGTCGTGTTCACGGCCCACAGCCTGCCGGAGCGGGTGGTCGATGCCGGCGACCCATACCCGGGCGAGGTGGCGCGGACGGCCGCTCTCGTGGCCGAAACCCTCGACCTGGAGACGTTCGAGGTCGCCTACCAGAGCGCCGGGCGGACGGCCGATGCCTGGCTCGGCCCTGACCTCCTCGGCCGGATCCGCAGACTCGGCGAGGCCGGATGTCGGGAGGTGGTCGTCTGCCCGGTCGGGTTCGTGGCCGAACACCTCGAGGTCCTCTACGACATCGACATCGAGGCGCAGGCCGTCGCCGCCGACTCGGGGGTTCGTCTCGAACGCGTCCGTGCGCTCAACGACGATCCCGTGTTCATCGCCGGGCTTGCCGATCTCGCCGAGGGAGCGTTCTCATCGGAGGCCGCCTGA
- a CDS encoding flavodoxin domain-containing protein: protein MKKAAIVYRSRTGTTRRLAEGIGAFLATRDIQSTVVSIEECDVRTLGDVDYLFLGCWTGGLMVVLQHPDQPWIEFARRLPALAGPRVGLFTTYKIASGSMFAQMRRHLASRIPAIGLELRSRTGRLSDADTRALERFITGA, encoded by the coding sequence ATGAAGAAGGCGGCCATCGTCTACCGCAGCCGGACCGGCACCACGCGGCGGCTTGCCGAGGGGATCGGCGCATTTCTCGCGACGCGTGACATCCAATCGACCGTCGTCTCCATCGAGGAGTGCGACGTGCGGACGCTCGGGGATGTGGACTACCTGTTCCTCGGCTGCTGGACCGGCGGCCTCATGGTGGTGCTCCAGCATCCCGACCAGCCGTGGATCGAGTTCGCCCGCCGCCTGCCGGCGCTCGCCGGTCCCCGGGTCGGCCTGTTCACGACCTACAAGATCGCTTCCGGCAGCATGTTCGCCCAGATGCGCAGGCATCTCGCGAGCAGGATCCCGGCCATCGGGCTCGAGCTGAGATCGCGGACCGGCCGGCTCTCCGACGCCGACACGCGGGCGCTCGAACGGTTCATCACCGGAGCGTGA